CTCTTGCCATCATTCTTAGGCAAAGCAACTGCCTCAACATATTTGGACACATAGTCTACTGCAACCAATATGTACTTATGCCCATAtgagctcacaaatgggcccatgaaattgATTCCCTACACATCAAACAGGTCCACCTCCAGAATAGGTGTCATGGGTAACTCATGGCACCGAGAGATGGCTCTTTGGCGCTGGCACACATCACAACTCCTTACTATGTCCATTGCATCCTAATGAATTATGGGCCAGTAGTATCCACACTGAAGTATCTTGTGGGCTGTCTGAGCACCTCCATGATGGCCACCTACCGGAGAGGAGTGGCAGGCTTTTAGAATATGCAACATCTCAGCTTCAGGAACACATCGCTTGATGATGTTGTCAGCACACACCCTGTAcaagtaaggttcatcccaaaaatacttacCCACATCATGCAGGAACCTCTTCCTTTGTTGATATGCCAGCTCCTCCGGCATCAAATCACTAACAACAAAGTTAGGAAAATCAGCAAACCAAGGAATAAGATCAAATAACATGCGTTTAAATGCAAAGGTGCCATAAGGACATGTAAAGGTAGTCTTTTCCTGATTTTCAAGAGCAATCGATATCTGGTTGTAGCCAGAGTATCCATCTAAGAATCAATACCACCCTTTTTCGGCCAACCTGTCAAGCATCTGGTCCATAAAAGGCATTGGGAAGTGATCCTTCAAGGTCCACTTGTTCAGCTTCATGTATTCCATACACACTCGCCATACAATAACTGGTCTTTGTGGGACTAGCTTATTCTTTGCATTCGCGACCACATTTATACCACCATTTTTGGGCACACATTGCATTGGACTGACCTAGTGACTGTCAGAGATGGGGTACACCACCCCAACATCTAACCACTtgattatctatttttttaccACCTCTTACATAGGTGGGTTTAACCTCCTCTGGTGTTCCATGTTTGGGCTGCAGTCCTCCTCAAGTTGGATCTTATGGGTGCATATACCCGGAGGTATCCCGATGATGTCAACAATGGTCCACCCAGTGGCCCTTTCGTACCTAATCAACACTTTGGTCACAGCTTGGACTTGTTCATCATTCAAACCTGGAGCCAAAATCACAGGTAAAGTGTTGTTAGCTCCCAAAAATACATTGTGACTGGGTAACTGTTTCAGTTCCAGCGTAGGTGGCTTCTCAATGGATGGTTTTGCTGGAGGACTTGGCCTGTTTTTCAAATCCAAGTCCAATTTCTTTGGAGCATAAAAGTGTGCTCCAATACCCTGCAAAGCATTCACGGTCTCTACATAGTCAAACCGGAAATCAGCTTTAAAATTCATCAGCACTGCAACTAAGGTTTCAACATTCAGCCTCTCTTCAATGCTTTCTCTcatttcttcttcatcaaaaacTTATATTGCAGACACcacattcatgtcatgtggCTGCTTCATGGACCTGCAATTATTAAACTTTACCTCTTCTTTATTGAGTCTGAATTTCAGTTCTCCTCACTCAACATCTACCAAGGCTCGACTCGTGGCTATaaatggtcttcccaaaatTATGGAAACCTCAAAATCTACTTCGCAATCCAAGATCACGAAGTCTATCGGAAAGATGAATATGCCCACCTTTACGAGCACATCACATAGGATGCCCACAAGTTGCTTCACTGACCTATCTGCCATCATCAACCTCATGGTTGTGGGTTTTGGAACTCCTAACCCCAGTTGCTTGTAAATGGCCAGCGGTATCAAGTTTATACTAGCCCCTAGATCACACAAGGCCTTTGCAAATTTGATTGATCCGATAGTGTATGGTATGGTAAATGCACCTAGATCCTctttcttctgcaccagagaccTGGTAGAAATAGCACTGCAGTGATGAACATGGTTAGTCAAATCAATACTTACAGCTCTTTTCTTTGTGACTAAGTCCTTCATGAACTTGGCATATCCTGGTATTTGTTCTAGTACTTCCACCAGTGGGATGTTTACTAACAATTGTCGCAGCATGGTGATGAACTTAGAAAATTTCCCATCTTCGGCTTTCTTTTTAAGCCTTTGGGGGAAGGAGAAGGTGGTCTTGGGATTTGTTGTAAAGGCAAGGTTCCCTCAACCTCTTTTTCTTTCGCTCATGTTGGTTTGGCTGTTGGTTGAGCATCCTCCAAGTCATCTACTTGCTCAGCTTCATCCTCTTCTCTTCCAGCTTGCTCCAATACCTGCTCATGTTTAGTACCTACAAAAATTGGGTCAGTAAGAATCTTACCACTCCTGGTGGCGATAGCCATGCAATGCCCATCCTTCTTAGGGTTCTGGATCGTGTCACTTGGTAGTGACCCATTCTTCCTCGGATTTAATGAGGCTGAAAGTTGCCCCAACTGCTGCTCAATTTGCTTGATAAAGATGGTGTGAGAATCTACCAGTTGACTCATACTGGAGAAGTCACCTTTCATCTCATTTACCCGCGCATTAGTTGATTCAACTTTTTGGAGCACCTTGGCCAAC
The genomic region above belongs to Solanum stenotomum isolate F172 unplaced genomic scaffold, ASM1918654v1 scaffold18681, whole genome shotgun sequence and contains:
- the LOC125850700 gene encoding uncharacterized protein LOC125850700, which translates into the protein MLRQLLVNIPLVEVLEQIPGYAKFMKDLVTKKRAVSIDLTNHVHHCSAISTRSLVQKKEDLGAFTIPYTIGSIKFAKALCDLGASINLIPLAIYKQLGLGVPKPTTMRLMMADRSVKQLVGILCDVLVKVGIFIFPIDFVILDCEVDFEVSIILGRPFIATSRALVDVE